The genomic window CCGAGTGGGAGGGTAAGCAGACCGCAGACACCCTAAGGGTTGCGGGTGAAAAGATGCACACTCAGGGGGTGGGGTTGCTAACGGAATCAGATTTTCAACGTCGCTACGGTCGTTATATCAATCAACCGCTCAAGAATGAAAGGGGATTGAACGTCTACCATCGGGCGCGTTGGGTCCCTTTTTCGGATGCTGTATCGGGAAAGCCGCGAATGACTGTTTCTAAGTTCTCGGAGACACTGGAGCCTCGCGATTACGATCCAAATTGGAAATCCGAGCGGCTAGGGTCTTTGCAGCTTTCGGATGAATACTATGCTGCCAATGCTAACTATCATGGCGGAATAAGAGCAGAGCGGAAGTTAAGTCGGTACCGCGAGCGACTTGATGTTAGTGCACTCGGTGACTTCAATTCACTTTACACGACGCAAGAAAATGCGTGGCAAAGTACAATTAAAAAGATTGATGATGACCTGGTAAAGTTTGCAAGAGGAACCTGGCCGGAGATTATTTTTGCAAATGACTTCGGCGTGGGCTTTTCTCCGGGCAAGCCAAAGGACGGGATCCAAGTCGCACAATCGGTTATCGATGCGGTAGCGCGACTTCGGGCCGCGGAGTCATTGTATGGCGGTGGTGCCGTTTCAGAGAGTTCATACAAGCTATTGAATGAACTTTTCGAGCTCGATCCTTCCGACCCAAAAAACTGGTTTGCGGGTGCGCTGCTCACTGGCTTTGATCTGCTCGGGAGCGCGGTTTCGCCGGGAAATGCAGGTACCGTCTACTCTGCTATCGTTGGTGGCGGAATGCTGCCGACATCGTGGTGGCAGCAATTCCGAACCTACCAACAATCTGCAGTGACGGCTGCAGAAAGCTTGGTGACCGGGATGCAGCAAGTTGCTAATGAAGGTAAAACTCGCGCGTTGAAAGCCTCGGCGGGAAAGGGCGGGGCGGCTGCGGCTGCCGCTATAGAGCAGATATCGCAGCGCGAAATCGTCTGGGTTAGAGCCGCGGCGCTATGGGATTTTATTGACACAGAAAAGCAGCATTATTCCGTCAACGTAAAAATGAAAGTTGGTGAGTACCTTGATGCTATTGCGGCGGGCAATCCTGCCTCGGCTGGCACCTTTGAAATGAGAGGGCGCAAAGTTGGTGATAGAACGGCGTCGCGGCAGGCCAATGCCAGTTCGAAGAAAGTGCTAGAGAAGCTGAGTAGGCACCCCGGATTTCAGGCGGAGATTACAGTTCCGCTTATTGTCGAAAAAGAACTATTGGCGAAGGTAAAGGGAAAGCAGGGAACGATTCAGTTGTATAACATTGGCCAGGCGCAAGGCTTTGTGGAGCTGCCCACAGACGTCGCATCACGACTAGTTAAAGGCAACTCGATCTACCGCCCGCGGGCATGGGGGGCGTTTGTTAACAGAGAGGTCGGATTCTCTATGTTGGGCGCGGTTCTTTCAGTGCGTCAGTTTTGGGATGCGATCCAGAAGATTGGTATGACATCTGGATTCAATTTTGCTGATGCTGCGGTAAATGTTGTCGGGGGCATCTCGGGAACTGTTGGTGGTATGCTCGAAATCGGTGCCTTTGCATTCCAAATGGCAGGGCGCCAGGCTGCGCCGGTGGGGGCTTCTGTCCTTGCTGTAAATGTTAATAGAGCGCTTATGCTTCGGTTTCTCGCAGGGATGTCGGCCGGTGTCGGTGCATGTATGAGCGGGATTTCCGCCTATATCAGTGCGATCAGAACCCAATCGAAAGGAGAGATTGCTGCGTCGCACAATTATGTTGTTGCAGGTACGCTTCTTTTGGTTTCAGGTTTCGCAGTGATGGGAGGCTCGTTCCTTACTTGGAAGGCAGCTGTGGCAGCTAGGGTTGGGCAGCAAGTTGCTTTGCGAATTTTGGGTGGCGTGGCGCTGAGAAGTTCGTTAGGCGCGCTATTAGGCGCGAGTCTTACCGGAATCGGTGTGGTACTACTGATTATTGGTATCGCATGGGCGTTGTATGCAGCGAGCCTTGAGCACGATGAAAATGAAAAATTCCTGGATCGGTCTTTTTTCGGTAAGCACGAAAGGACCGAGGGGCGGTTCGGCGGGCCTCCAATGGTTGACGAGGATGTTTGGTCGGGACAGGGAGTCAATGACGAGATGCTTGCTCTTGGAGCGCTTGCGCTTGGTATATCAGCAGTCATTGACAACTGGGAGGACAACATCTTTAGTAAAGATGTGATCCTCGCGACGATAACCGTTGGCAATTTCAAGCCGGCAGAGCAGGAGGTTCACTATCGCCTTGAGGGATATGAAGTCATGCCAAATCTTGCAGTGGAACGCGTGATGTCGGGTGTCGATTTCGGTAGTAGTGCTATAGCACCATTGGTTTTTCAGCAGGATGAAGAGAACGGTGCGGTTCAACTTGCGTCGATCAGACAGGCCGTTCCAGATAAGTTTAGCGTGGTGAGGTTGATTTATTCTTTGCATGAAAAGGGGGGCGAAGAGCCGATAGCGCGAGGTGAGGTCTGGGAGACGGACTAGTATTTAATCTCTGAGGTGCCCGCTGAGTCTTTTTTTTTTTGTTGAAAGTAAAATGAATATTGATGAATCTAGTCGCACGTCGATAATGCACCTCCCGTCGCGCACCAAGGAAGCATCTGCTATAGCGACCACGCACGGTGCGGTGATCGAGGTTTATGAGAATGGCTTGTCGTTTGTCGATCAAGTTGGCTTGATGCGCGGCTACCTGAGCAGTGGAGGGTTCCTCGGATTGGTAGGGGTGGCTCTTGGCGTTTATGTATCAGTAAAGCTAGGGGCGTCTTGGCTGCTCTTGCTCCAGCTATTTCTTTTGTATATTGCCCTGCTGTTTATCCAGATTGACTGGGTTGGTTATCGGTATGAGCCAGTGCTTTTTGACCGCTCATCCGCGAAGGTTCATATCTTCAAGTCAATGGGTCTGCCCTGGTGGCAATGGGGATGGAATATATTTGGTCGACCAAAAAGCGAAGTGCAGTCCTTTGACTGGGACTGTGTTGAAGCTGAAGTTGTTTCCTTCACCATCTTCACAGGACAGATTCCACGGCGTGAATGTTCTCTAGTGCTGTCGATCAAGAACGAGCCGGGAGGGGCTGTCGAGATCCAGCGTGTTGGCGTTGGACCTACTTTCGCTTACGGCGATACTAGTGGCGCAATTGAGCGTTGGGAGTATATTCGCAGGTTAATGGAGAGGTGCGGGCCTGTTTGGACGCCGGATGAGTACCGCTTCAGGGACTTTGGCACTGGGTTCTGGGAGTCAGTCACAATTGGGCAGCCGCTCATAGGTCCTGGGTGTGGGGCGAACTGGCGCAAAGGCCCACTAGTCTGGATGCTCGGTCTGTTGGCGCTGATTGCGTTTCCTATCACTGCTTATGCAGGGATGTGTCGCTACATTAGTTTTAGATTGAAGCGCAGGCCGAGGTGGC from Stenotrophomonas nitritireducens includes these protein-coding regions:
- a CDS encoding T6SS effector BTH_I2691 family protein codes for the protein MTEKQGSQNLSGAIRAAANAKGEMPGNCRNCTDKIGLAILPVCFAPAPNYMTTWLASDPLASAEVTRLGAALNAVDETATWYYMRTLQTGYLYIYKPDNTWDAYVVGVDGMLNRTPVDALPDSPDGELLTKCRREGHSNLKPRFITLDATLDKVWIAFSQHRWSKEVRQRYESNAEGCRMLRMTELDVAAAARGDVGSGKTVGFGMRVTDDSLRGVADFTSPEFQKRLHEFSPRAVLDLSALRAALATEMAVASSGVPSKQGVVLVIPDPVGLADDHNALRFMAQQRYDEWKAGGATVEGTGVDRLRGWKRQSATHVTYIEAWVHQRAEWEGKQTADTLRVAGEKMHTQGVGLLTESDFQRRYGRYINQPLKNERGLNVYHRARWVPFSDAVSGKPRMTVSKFSETLEPRDYDPNWKSERLGSLQLSDEYYAANANYHGGIRAERKLSRYRERLDVSALGDFNSLYTTQENAWQSTIKKIDDDLVKFARGTWPEIIFANDFGVGFSPGKPKDGIQVAQSVIDAVARLRAAESLYGGGAVSESSYKLLNELFELDPSDPKNWFAGALLTGFDLLGSAVSPGNAGTVYSAIVGGGMLPTSWWQQFRTYQQSAVTAAESLVTGMQQVANEGKTRALKASAGKGGAAAAAAIEQISQREIVWVRAAALWDFIDTEKQHYSVNVKMKVGEYLDAIAAGNPASAGTFEMRGRKVGDRTASRQANASSKKVLEKLSRHPGFQAEITVPLIVEKELLAKVKGKQGTIQLYNIGQAQGFVELPTDVASRLVKGNSIYRPRAWGAFVNREVGFSMLGAVLSVRQFWDAIQKIGMTSGFNFADAAVNVVGGISGTVGGMLEIGAFAFQMAGRQAAPVGASVLAVNVNRALMLRFLAGMSAGVGACMSGISAYISAIRTQSKGEIAASHNYVVAGTLLLVSGFAVMGGSFLTWKAAVAARVGQQVALRILGGVALRSSLGALLGASLTGIGVVLLIIGIAWALYAASLEHDENEKFLDRSFFGKHERTEGRFGGPPMVDEDVWSGQGVNDEMLALGALALGISAVIDNWEDNIFSKDVILATITVGNFKPAEQEVHYRLEGYEVMPNLAVERVMSGVDFGSSAIAPLVFQQDEENGAVQLASIRQAVPDKFSVVRLIYSLHEKGGEEPIARGEVWETD
- a CDS encoding DUF6708 domain-containing protein; its protein translation is MNIDESSRTSIMHLPSRTKEASAIATTHGAVIEVYENGLSFVDQVGLMRGYLSSGGFLGLVGVALGVYVSVKLGASWLLLLQLFLLYIALLFIQIDWVGYRYEPVLFDRSSAKVHIFKSMGLPWWQWGWNIFGRPKSEVQSFDWDCVEAEVVSFTIFTGQIPRRECSLVLSIKNEPGGAVEIQRVGVGPTFAYGDTSGAIERWEYIRRLMERCGPVWTPDEYRFRDFGTGFWESVTIGQPLIGPGCGANWRKGPLVWMLGLLALIAFPITAYAGMCRYISFRLKRRPRWPESVKLSVGAGPFDDATAASIHMSNEGGRRAIK